One genomic region from Anaerotruncus rubiinfantis encodes:
- a CDS encoding NUMOD4 motif-containing HNH endonuclease — protein sequence MRLIEEWKDVEGWPYSVSSIGRVKNNQTGYVLKSQMMRNYYSVRLYRKGECKWKKVHRLVANAFIPNPSGKPEVNHIDGDKTNNRMENLEWVTASENQLHAIYILGKKSPPEHLKRMSEGNRKRIRCLETGIVYSSLRSAEQDTGIFSTSISKCLSGTYQRAGGLHWKEECEDEQKRVC from the coding sequence ATGCGGCTGATTGAGGAATGGAAAGATGTTGAGGGATGGCCTTACAGTGTGTCAAGCATTGGTCGCGTAAAAAACAATCAGACAGGATATGTGCTTAAATCCCAAATGATGCGAAATTATTACTCTGTAAGGTTGTATAGGAAAGGCGAATGTAAATGGAAAAAAGTACATCGATTGGTTGCAAACGCATTTATTCCCAACCCAAGCGGAAAACCAGAGGTAAATCATATCGATGGAGATAAAACAAATAACCGCATGGAAAATCTTGAATGGGTAACTGCGAGTGAAAACCAACTTCATGCAATTTATATTTTGGGAAAGAAAAGCCCTCCAGAACATTTAAAAAGGATGAGCGAAGGAAATAGAAAACGCATTCGTTGTTTGGAGACAGGTATTGTATATTCAAGCCTCCGAAGTGCTGAACAAGATACTGGAATATTTAGCACAAGCATCAGTAAATGCTTGAGTGGTACATATCAGAGGGCGGGTGGCTTACATTGGAAAGAGGAGTGTGAAGATGAGCAAAAAAGAGTTTGCTGA
- a CDS encoding Lar family restriction alleviation protein, giving the protein MKDLKPCPFCGSDDIRACAFEISPECYIECCNCGARIDAEILWGDSDIQEHDNACLKALRKLWNRRSAAPAADVAPVVHGKWYHTGEVEWSCTNCGNVIATKDSWECPTKQYCDECGARMDGGKEDAAD; this is encoded by the coding sequence ATGAAAGATTTAAAACCCTGCCCGTTCTGTGGCTCAGACGATATTAGAGCGTGTGCATTTGAAATAAGTCCTGAATGTTACATCGAATGTTGTAATTGCGGGGCGAGAATAGATGCTGAAATTCTGTGGGGAGATTCGGATATACAAGAGCACGATAACGCTTGCTTGAAAGCATTACGTAAACTTTGGAACAGGAGGAGCGCTGCTCCTGCCGCCGATGTTGCGCCGGTAGTGCATGGAAAGTGGTATCACACTGGAGAGGTCGAATGGAGCTGTACAAACTGCGGGAATGTCATAGCAACAAAAGATAGCTGGGAGTGCCCCACAAAACAATACTGTGATGAGTGCGGTGCCAGGATGGACGGGGGCAAAGAAGATGCGGCTGATTGA